A single genomic interval of Chryseobacterium paludis harbors:
- a CDS encoding CPBP family intramembrane glutamic endopeptidase, which translates to MESSKYPQFTFTWIGGVVLLGGLFVGTMFVSFFNIFWMFVFKENLQFKDWFFMLSNAAGFLTAIAFFDFFIVRPTTKRKLNFNFSPTNFYTYFLIFPLMIGMMFISEFITAQIPTTGPFFGKYYEFFSELMNQLTDDPVVMIITAVIMAPIFEEIIFRGIIQKGLINKGVKPWKAIVYASIIFGLVHGNPWQLVGAVLLGCVLGLVYFKTKSLLLPMLLHGFNNLCSSLLITYTKNESFSEALKVSEWILLAVGIVLFSLFYYLFMKKYKVHYSEI; encoded by the coding sequence ATGGAAAGCAGCAAATATCCACAGTTTACTTTTACATGGATCGGAGGCGTTGTTTTATTAGGCGGGTTGTTTGTAGGAACAATGTTCGTCTCCTTTTTTAATATTTTTTGGATGTTTGTTTTTAAAGAAAACCTGCAATTCAAAGATTGGTTTTTTATGCTTTCAAATGCTGCAGGATTCTTGACGGCAATTGCTTTTTTTGATTTTTTTATCGTCAGGCCAACCACAAAAAGAAAACTTAATTTTAATTTTTCTCCTACCAATTTTTATACCTATTTCCTGATTTTCCCTTTGATGATAGGGATGATGTTTATTTCAGAATTTATAACTGCTCAGATTCCTACTACAGGTCCTTTCTTTGGTAAGTATTATGAGTTTTTCAGTGAACTGATGAATCAACTGACGGATGATCCTGTTGTAATGATCATCACAGCCGTGATTATGGCCCCGATTTTTGAGGAGATTATTTTTAGAGGGATTATTCAAAAAGGATTAATTAATAAAGGAGTAAAACCATGGAAAGCAATTGTATATGCTTCCATTATTTTTGGATTGGTGCATGGTAATCCCTGGCAGTTAGTAGGTGCTGTTTTATTGGGATGTGTTTTAGGGCTTGTTTATTTTAAAACTAAATCTTTGTTATTACCAATGCTTCTGCATGGGTTCAATAATTTATGCTCATCATTATTGATCACCTATACGAAAAATGAAAGTTTTTCAGAAGCTCTTAAAGTTTCTGAATGGATATTACTGGCAGTAGGAATTGTACTTTTCTCTTTATTCTATTATCTTTTTATGAAAAAGTATAAAGTACATTATTCGGAAATTTAA
- the rdgB gene encoding RdgB/HAM1 family non-canonical purine NTP pyrophosphatase — MKKDMELLVATHNQHKKEEIQQILGADYLVKSLTDYDIHEEIVEDGDSFNANALIKAKYCFEKTGIPSLGDDSGLVVEALDGRPGIFSARYAGDHDFGKNIEKVLSEMEGVENRKAYFITVLCYYDEQGAQYFEGRAYGNLLTENKGFKGFGYDPIFVPQGYDRTFAEMNPEDKNEISHRKQALDLFLNNLKVVDGQ; from the coding sequence ATGAAAAAGGATATGGAATTATTAGTTGCAACACACAATCAACATAAAAAAGAAGAGATCCAGCAAATATTAGGAGCTGATTATCTTGTTAAGAGTCTCACGGATTATGATATTCACGAAGAGATCGTAGAGGATGGAGATTCTTTTAATGCTAATGCTTTAATAAAAGCAAAATACTGTTTCGAGAAAACCGGGATTCCAAGTTTAGGCGATGATAGCGGATTGGTTGTTGAAGCGTTGGATGGCAGGCCGGGTATTTTTTCAGCCCGCTATGCCGGGGATCATGACTTCGGTAAAAATATTGAAAAGGTATTAAGTGAGATGGAAGGTGTTGAAAACCGGAAAGCCTACTTTATTACTGTTTTATGCTATTATGATGAACAGGGAGCTCAGTATTTTGAAGGCAGAGCTTATGGAAATTTATTAACAGAGAATAAAGGTTTTAAAGGTTTTGGATATGATCCGATTTTTGTGCCACAAGGGTATGACAGAACATTTGCAGAAATGAACCCGGAAGATAAAAATGAAATTAGCCACCGTAAGCAGGCTTTAGATCTGTTTTTGAACAATTTAAAAGTTGTAGATGGACAGTAA
- a CDS encoding choice-of-anchor L domain-containing protein codes for MLNYRLKNYFFFLILLLAPLFLFSQNTKKMPQRKVKKEKFTAASMKTGAFIDVNVASYAPSAFTPAQLVKDILINGGTNCSTPNVTNVTVSPNHDVGNNDRFWGYFHKGTTSFPFTDGIVLTTGYAREAGNTLYTGGSLSGTISSQGDPDLAAATGTSQGSQRDAVALEFDFVPNSNQVKFNYLFASEEYSGGYPCNYSDAFALLIKPVAGGPYVNVAILPGTAGAVSVTNIRPANEDNGDPLTCGALNEAYFAGYNTANIETNYNGRTIPLTAIADVTPGVAYHFKMVLSDYNDQSLDSAVFLEGGSFDIGIKIVDGTGAILPDTIHMCDNTPQILKAQVSAVPGMTFQWFKDGAPIPGATNVQYIATQPGVYEVKVSVPGNQCPGSATITIIGGTTPTAHDAILKICTTPNALNFDLNTATPLISTTTGAVFHFYVNQADAVAQNNSFITNLSSYDGTDGQILYVVVSNGAFCSKMIKLTLKKEATPIAQVVSSKMKICSGESAILTASGGVTYLWSDASTTGAVRTVSPTQTTTYTVYAIGAQGCKSLLPATVTVEVVPAIVSSLKGGMICTGDQITLDAGSGPNYTYSWNTGATTQTITAATPGTYTVTIDNGVCSKIFTTEVIQAIPPVVIKVDYNASGTMVITASNPSNGPLEYSVDNGLTWQPSNVFNNVPKNKVIAIRVRVKNTSCVGYLEYFTFIMKNVITPNGDNVNDIIDFRGINEYKDFTASIFDRYGREVYKAEKVRPYWDGYFQGKRLPSSSYWYQVTFEDPASKEKAVKTGWILLKNFE; via the coding sequence ATGTTAAATTATAGATTGAAAAACTACTTTTTCTTTTTAATATTACTATTAGCTCCCCTATTTTTATTTTCTCAGAATACGAAGAAAATGCCTCAGCGGAAAGTGAAAAAGGAGAAGTTTACGGCAGCAAGTATGAAAACTGGAGCATTTATTGATGTAAATGTAGCTTCCTATGCTCCTTCTGCTTTTACTCCGGCACAGCTTGTTAAAGACATCCTTATTAATGGAGGGACGAATTGCTCAACACCTAATGTAACGAATGTAACAGTTAGCCCTAATCATGATGTTGGGAATAATGACAGATTTTGGGGGTACTTTCATAAAGGAACAACCAGTTTCCCTTTTACAGATGGAATCGTTTTAACGACAGGATATGCAAGAGAGGCGGGAAATACCTTATATACCGGAGGAAGTTTGTCTGGGACAATTTCATCACAAGGTGATCCTGACCTTGCTGCGGCTACCGGTACTAGCCAAGGTAGTCAGCGTGATGCAGTTGCTTTAGAGTTCGATTTTGTTCCTAATTCTAATCAGGTTAAATTTAATTATTTGTTTGCATCTGAAGAATATTCCGGAGGGTATCCATGTAATTACTCAGATGCCTTTGCATTGCTTATAAAACCTGTAGCCGGAGGACCTTATGTCAACGTAGCGATTCTTCCTGGAACGGCAGGTGCAGTAAGTGTTACCAATATACGTCCCGCAAATGAAGATAACGGAGATCCTTTAACTTGTGGGGCTCTTAATGAAGCATATTTTGCAGGATATAATACAGCTAATATAGAGACGAATTATAATGGAAGAACAATTCCTTTAACAGCGATTGCAGATGTTACTCCCGGTGTTGCTTATCATTTTAAAATGGTTTTATCAGATTATAATGATCAGAGTTTAGATTCAGCTGTTTTTTTGGAAGGAGGATCTTTCGATATAGGAATAAAAATTGTAGATGGAACGGGTGCTATTTTACCAGATACCATCCATATGTGTGATAATACACCACAGATATTAAAAGCGCAAGTAAGCGCTGTACCGGGAATGACTTTCCAGTGGTTTAAAGATGGGGCTCCTATTCCGGGAGCTACAAATGTCCAGTATATTGCAACACAGCCTGGTGTATATGAAGTAAAAGTTTCTGTACCTGGAAATCAGTGTCCGGGATCAGCAACAATAACAATTATAGGGGGGACGACACCAACAGCACATGATGCTATATTGAAGATTTGTACGACTCCAAATGCACTTAATTTTGATCTAAATACAGCAACCCCATTAATTAGCACAACGACAGGTGCTGTATTTCATTTCTATGTAAATCAGGCAGATGCTGTTGCTCAGAATAATAGCTTTATCACTAATTTATCTAGTTATGATGGTACAGATGGTCAGATTTTATACGTAGTGGTTTCCAATGGAGCATTTTGTAGCAAAATGATTAAGCTAACCCTTAAAAAAGAAGCTACTCCGATCGCTCAGGTCGTTTCTTCAAAAATGAAAATCTGTTCAGGTGAATCTGCTATACTTACAGCTTCCGGTGGTGTTACCTATTTATGGAGTGATGCGTCAACGACTGGTGCAGTAAGAACCGTAAGCCCTACTCAAACAACAACGTACACAGTATATGCTATCGGAGCACAAGGATGTAAATCATTGCTGCCTGCTACTGTAACGGTAGAAGTGGTTCCAGCTATTGTTTCTTCTCTTAAGGGGGGAATGATTTGTACTGGTGACCAAATTACCTTAGATGCAGGATCAGGACCTAATTATACTTATTCCTGGAATACAGGTGCAACTACTCAAACCATTACTGCAGCTACACCGGGTACCTATACCGTAACGATCGACAATGGTGTTTGTTCTAAGATATTTACTACAGAAGTAATTCAGGCTATTCCTCCAGTTGTGATTAAGGTAGATTACAATGCTAGTGGAACTATGGTTATTACTGCTAGTAATCCAAGTAACGGACCACTGGAGTATTCTGTTGATAACGGATTAACATGGCAGCCTTCTAATGTATTCAATAATGTTCCTAAAAATAAAGTTATAGCAATCAGGGTTCGAGTGAAAAATACAAGTTGCGTAGGATACCTGGAATATTTTACTTTTATAATGAAAAATGTAATTACACCTAATGGAGATAATGTAAATGATATTATTGACTTTAGAGGAATTAACGAGTATAAAGATTTTACAGCAAGTATATTCGACCGTTATGGACGTGAGGTTTATAAAGCTGAAAAAGTAAGACCTTATTGGGACGGTTATTTCCAGGGCAAACGTTTACCTTCATCATCATATTGGTATCAGGTAACTTTTGAAGATCCTGCAAGTAAAGAAAAAGCGGTAAAAACTGGTTGGATATTATTGAAGAACTTTGAATAA
- a CDS encoding TIGR02757 family protein, whose translation MKFDELKDFLNEKSDQYNNYDFIEYDPIQIPHRFSLKQDIEIAGFLSATISWGNRKAIIKSAEKMLDIMGNSPYDFVMNFSEKDLHSIQDKSIHRTFNGEDFTYFIKQFNKIYKENESLESLFKIEDAETNFLHAIERFRVSFLETGKHRSHKHVSSPYKNSSSKRIIMFLRWMVRKDKRSVDFGIWENIDQKHLSIPLDVHTGNISRKLGLITRTQNDWKTVEELDKVIRQFDDKDPAKYDFALFGLGVSKEFL comes from the coding sequence ATGAAATTTGATGAATTAAAAGATTTTTTAAATGAGAAATCTGATCAATATAATAATTATGATTTTATTGAATATGATCCCATACAGATTCCGCATCGTTTTTCTTTAAAACAGGATATTGAAATTGCCGGTTTTTTATCAGCAACAATATCATGGGGAAATAGAAAAGCCATTATTAAATCTGCTGAAAAGATGTTAGATATTATGGGAAATTCTCCTTACGATTTTGTAATGAATTTTTCAGAAAAAGATCTGCATTCAATTCAGGATAAAAGTATCCACAGAACTTTTAATGGTGAGGATTTTACTTATTTCATTAAGCAGTTCAATAAAATCTATAAGGAGAATGAAAGTTTAGAAAGCTTATTTAAGATTGAAGATGCTGAAACTAATTTTTTACACGCTATTGAGAGATTCAGGGTTTCTTTTTTAGAAACCGGAAAGCATAGAAGTCACAAACATGTAAGTTCACCCTATAAAAATTCATCTTCAAAAAGAATTATCATGTTCTTGCGCTGGATGGTAAGAAAAGATAAACGCAGTGTCGATTTTGGAATTTGGGAGAATATAGATCAGAAACATTTATCTATTCCATTAGATGTTCATACAGGGAATATTTCCAGAAAATTGGGGTTAATTACAAGAACTCAGAATGATTGGAAAACGGTAGAAGAGTTAGATAAGGTGATAAGGCAATTTGACGATAAAGACCCGGCAAAATATGATTTTGCTTTGTTTGGATTAGGAGTTAGTAAAGAATTTTTATAA
- a CDS encoding ribonuclease Z has product MSTYLTILGFNSAIPTINTSPTAQLLEMEERHFLIDCGEGTQVQLRKAKARFSKINHIFISHLHGDHCFGLPGLIASFRLLGRDTPLHVYGPKGIKKMLETIFTITETHRGFEIVYHELDKDYSEKIYEDNRVEVYTIPLDHRIYCNGYLFKEKPKDRHINMKEIAKYDEIEVCDYHHIKAGKDFVLSDGYVLKNEILTVDPIPSVSYAFCSDTRYLESVIPIIKNVTVLYHESTFLHDLKEMADYTGHATALEAATIAQKAEVGKLILGHFSNRYGDLTVFTDEARNVFPNTFLPKALESVKI; this is encoded by the coding sequence TTGAGTACTTATTTAACGATATTAGGTTTTAACTCAGCGATTCCTACAATTAATACTTCTCCGACAGCGCAATTGTTAGAAATGGAAGAACGACATTTTCTTATTGATTGTGGAGAAGGAACCCAGGTACAGCTAAGAAAAGCAAAAGCAAGATTTTCGAAAATTAATCATATTTTTATTTCCCACCTTCATGGGGATCACTGCTTTGGACTTCCCGGCCTTATTGCATCCTTTCGGTTATTGGGACGTGATACTCCTTTACATGTATATGGTCCGAAAGGAATTAAGAAGATGCTAGAGACTATTTTTACAATCACTGAAACGCATCGGGGATTTGAGATTGTTTATCATGAGCTGGATAAAGATTATTCTGAAAAAATTTATGAGGACAATAGGGTAGAAGTTTATACTATTCCTTTAGACCACAGGATTTATTGTAATGGCTATCTTTTTAAAGAAAAACCAAAAGACAGACATATCAATATGAAGGAGATTGCCAAATATGACGAGATTGAGGTTTGTGATTATCATCATATTAAAGCAGGAAAAGATTTTGTACTTAGTGATGGATATGTTCTGAAAAATGAGATCTTAACCGTTGATCCTATACCGTCAGTTTCCTATGCCTTCTGTAGTGATACCCGGTATCTTGAAAGCGTTATTCCTATTATTAAAAATGTAACGGTTTTGTATCATGAATCAACATTCTTACATGATCTAAAAGAAATGGCAGATTATACAGGACATGCGACAGCTTTGGAGGCCGCTACAATAGCGCAAAAAGCAGAAGTGGGGAAATTAATTTTGGGACATTTTTCCAATAGATATGGAGACCTTACCGTATTTACTGATGAAGCCAGAAATGTTTTTCCTAATACTTTTTTACCAAAAGCACTGGAAAGTGTGAAAATCTAA
- a CDS encoding peptide chain release factor 3, whose product MSDLIKEIQKRKTFGIISHPDAGKTTLTEKLLLFGGAIQEAGAVKSNKIKKGATSDFMEIERQRGISVATSVLAFEYKGHKINILDTPGHKDFAEDTYRTLTAVDSVIVVIDVAKGVEEQTEKLVQVCRMRNIPMLVFINKLDREGKDAFDLLDEVEQKLGLSVVPLSLPIGMGSDFQGIYNIWENNIQLFLEEKKQRVGDSVKFDNINDPAIDELIGEKAAKSLRDELELVQSVYPEFSREDYMKGDLQPVFFGSALNNFGVRELLDAFIEIAPMPQPKESDTRIVKPEENTFTGFVFKIHANMDPKHRDRLAFVKIVSGTFKRNENYLLVREGKKMKFSSPNAFFADKKEVVDESFPGDIVGLHDTGSFRIGDTLTGGEKLSFKGVPSFSPEHFRYINNNDPLKAKQLAKGIDQLMDEGVAQLFTLEMNNRKIIGTVGALQYEVIQYRLEHEYGAKCTYEPLSMHKACWIEADEKSEEFKEFARLKQRFLARDKYNQLVFLADSSFTIHMTQEKFPNVKLHFISEFNQ is encoded by the coding sequence ATGTCAGACTTAATCAAAGAAATACAAAAAAGAAAAACATTTGGAATTATTTCTCACCCGGATGCCGGAAAAACTACTCTTACAGAAAAACTTCTGCTTTTCGGGGGTGCAATTCAGGAAGCAGGTGCTGTAAAATCCAATAAAATAAAAAAAGGAGCAACCTCCGACTTTATGGAAATTGAAAGACAGAGAGGGATCTCTGTAGCCACTTCCGTATTAGCTTTTGAATATAAAGGACACAAAATTAATATTCTGGATACTCCTGGTCACAAGGATTTCGCAGAAGATACCTATAGAACATTAACAGCCGTAGATTCCGTAATCGTCGTAATAGACGTTGCAAAAGGGGTTGAGGAGCAAACTGAAAAATTAGTTCAGGTTTGTAGAATGAGAAACATCCCCATGCTGGTTTTCATTAATAAGCTTGACCGTGAAGGTAAAGATGCTTTTGATTTACTGGATGAAGTTGAACAAAAATTAGGATTAAGTGTAGTTCCTCTTTCTTTACCTATCGGAATGGGAAGTGATTTTCAGGGTATTTATAATATCTGGGAAAATAATATCCAATTATTCCTGGAAGAGAAGAAACAAAGAGTTGGTGACTCCGTTAAGTTTGATAATATCAATGATCCGGCAATCGATGAATTGATTGGAGAGAAAGCAGCTAAGTCTTTACGTGATGAACTTGAACTGGTACAGTCTGTTTATCCCGAATTTAGCCGTGAGGATTACATGAAAGGAGATTTGCAGCCCGTTTTCTTTGGTTCTGCATTAAATAATTTTGGAGTTCGTGAATTATTGGATGCATTTATTGAAATTGCACCAATGCCCCAACCAAAAGAAAGTGATACCCGTATCGTAAAACCCGAAGAAAATACTTTCACTGGATTTGTTTTCAAGATTCATGCGAATATGGATCCTAAACACAGAGACCGATTGGCATTCGTTAAAATTGTTTCTGGAACCTTTAAAAGAAACGAAAATTACCTATTGGTAAGGGAGGGCAAAAAGATGAAGTTTTCTTCTCCAAATGCTTTTTTTGCAGATAAAAAAGAAGTTGTAGATGAAAGTTTTCCTGGCGATATTGTTGGTTTACATGATACAGGAAGTTTCAGAATCGGTGATACGTTAACAGGTGGTGAAAAATTGAGCTTTAAAGGAGTTCCTAGTTTCTCTCCGGAACATTTCCGATATATCAACAACAATGATCCACTTAAAGCGAAACAACTTGCTAAAGGTATTGATCAGCTGATGGATGAAGGTGTTGCCCAGTTATTTACCCTTGAAATGAACAACAGAAAAATTATCGGAACTGTGGGTGCACTTCAATATGAGGTTATCCAGTATCGTCTGGAACATGAATATGGGGCAAAATGTACTTACGAACCACTTTCTATGCACAAGGCGTGTTGGATAGAGGCTGATGAGAAATCTGAGGAATTCAAAGAATTTGCAAGACTAAAACAGAGATTCTTAGCCCGAGATAAATACAATCAACTGGTATTTCTGGCAGATTCTTCCTTTACAATACATATGACACAGGAAAAATTCCCGAATGTGAAATTACATTTCATCAGTGAATTTAACCAGTAA
- a CDS encoding DUF1003 domain-containing protein has product MKTQTEKTEILEKIATGITWWIGSIPSLIVHTLFFIISFLLPLLHIVEFDKMLLILTTVVSLEAIYLAIFIQMSVNRSHEKIEDIQEDIEDIQEDIEEISEDIEEISEDIEEISEDIEEINEDIEDIQEDIEEINEDEDDEDHNERAKKVILKSSVNSNKNEIKALKDQILLLQNEINNLKKE; this is encoded by the coding sequence ATGAAAACGCAGACCGAAAAAACAGAAATTCTGGAAAAGATTGCTACTGGTATTACCTGGTGGATTGGTTCTATCCCGTCACTCATTGTTCATACCCTATTTTTTATAATTTCATTTCTCCTCCCGTTACTACATATTGTAGAGTTCGATAAAATGCTTTTGATTCTAACCACAGTGGTATCTCTGGAGGCAATTTATCTTGCTATATTTATTCAGATGTCTGTTAATAGAAGTCACGAAAAAATTGAAGATATTCAGGAAGATATAGAAGACATTCAGGAAGATATCGAAGAGATTAGCGAAGACATTGAAGAGATCAGTGAGGATATAGAGGAAATCAGTGAAGATATAGAAGAGATTAATGAAGATATTGAAGATATTCAGGAAGATATAGAAGAGATTAATGAAGATGAAGATGATGAGGATCATAATGAAAGGGCAAAAAAAGTGATATTAAAAAGCAGCGTGAACTCGAATAAAAATGAGATCAAAGCTTTAAAAGATCAAATTCTCCTTCTTCAAAATGAAATAAATAATTTAAAGAAAGAATGA